From the Xiphophorus couchianus chromosome 11, X_couchianus-1.0, whole genome shotgun sequence genome, the window gtttgactttgttttttgttttattttatcctgcaGTACTGTTAGTTCTTGTGAGTTTAGACGGCCGTCAAAGTTATAGTTTGTTAtccatttatctaaatgttttattttatgcggATCCtgattttcaacatatttccagtcatttgtttttaaactgtctgtTGGCTTATTCTTACTtatatttttccccattttttaaaatttttttatttataaaattttggCCCAGTTTGTCGACGCCTAGGGAGTCCTAAAAACTGGGGTTCTGTTCAGTAGGCCAGCAAttgaaacaacctgttgaggTAACCCACGCTTCAACTCTTTCGAGTGGGGGTTCTTACCTCTGCATCCTCAAGAGGTTTGCTGGTTACAATCCTACTGTTTTATATGAGGTAAAATAACAAGTGGTATTTACACCTCCAAGCACTCGCACAATCACACACTTGTTGCGGACTTTAAGCGCCTGCTTCGCCGGACTCCGCCATCCGTTCCAATTACAATTTTAGTgcctgatttaaatattttttattgttgattaaattttattattatatatcgAATTGAGgaaattttattgttgttatcattttattattattccgaatttattaaattttattattctcGTTTTTATcgccgaaaaaaaaaaaaattttttttttttttttatcgcctaattaattaaattttactgcAGGTCTGCACCAGGCTCCGTGCACCTGTTTCAACGAAATTTTGCGCAAGGACTTCGTACGCCCTTCACGGATTTCTGTGctctatttttacctgttagagtctagaatttacagggttttgtATTCgcgcaatgaccctcagtcatTCGCCACACTTTTAAACAACAATCCACTCACCCTCTGTCTTCCCCTCGGAGTCGTCAACCGTCAGATTCCAACAGGTAGGCCGACACCAGCCCTTCAACAGGTTTTGAGAAGTTTCCAATAAGAAACTTGCCGTGCGCACGGTCTTTACCGGAGTCGACCAGACCTGCCGGGATCCGTTCGGTGTCTTGACTTCCGGCTGCGAAGGACCATATaaatgtcaggtctaaatacctattagagacaatttaaacaaacacaggaaagacaagagagttagattctttgtttctcgcgaggagagcagacagagatgtgctttcagttacaaatctcctaccgctctgaaaaacacatctcccgctcctctgttttattgattttaggaaccctgccacacggggcgctgcaactctagggggtggggtcaaagcattttagttgcagtgctacaagacaatcactaaactaaacacatggtatctacaatctaaatccttcttgctccaagcacggcgtcgaatgggacacgttgtatagcttcaaagcctccaagcacggcgtcgaataggacacgttgtatagcttcaaagcaacggctttgtatcacaaagaacaaagcagagtttcctccagggttgtaaaactcagcttggaACAACTAACACTTCCATTTCACAGGGAGTCCTGCTAagaatatctgtcacctccctcttccaaggagggattaagaagaaatcagaattaatgaacacacagaaacattatctaaatgtaactacaaggctacataatacaacaaatatttgataatactaataatacaatttacccaacactAACTTAACTGTAGAAGCTGTAAATGTCTTGCTGCCACATTGGTATGCAAATAAAATGgccattttctcatttaatggcAGACTGTGAAAGTGAAGGCTGAGGCCCGATTGGACCTCCTGCGGCAGGCGGGAGTTGCTGTGGAAACGTGGTTGAAGAGCGCGATGAACCAGGTGATGGAGGAACTGGAGAACGAACGCTGGAACAACCTCAATACCCATGATCCTTCACTCTCTGTAAGACCCCAAACCTGCCTTATTCAAGcaaaactcaatgtttttgtctgttgttaCGGAAATGGCTCTAAAAACTGTTAgtgtattttttgtgtgcttAATTAAAGTAACATTTAGCAGAAGTGAAGATGTAATCTTTTTCAGGGAACAGCTGATCTGGAGCGGGAAGAcgaggaggagacggaggacAGCGGTGAGGTGTTGGACGACAGCAGCTCCAGTCCCTCCAGCACCCTGAAGAACTATCCTCTCACCTGCAAAGTGCTTTACTCCTACAAGGTAACAGAGAGCTGACCGAGCAGCTCGAAAAGCACGAGGTGACCAATGGAGTTGGATTATAACAGGGGAAAACTGAAGTCAGTTTAATCTGCTGCCTGCAGGCGTCTCAGCCAGACGAACTGACCATCGAGGAACAGGAGATCCTGGAGGTCATCGATGATGGAGATATGGAGGACTGGCTCAAGGTAAGATGCTGCTACACATTCATGTATGTGTATATAGAAAGTTTGTGCACCCCTTTTTTGTCCAGGATGTTTAAAGGAGGTTAAAAAAATGGCTGTATATCTGCACAATAGCATAATAAAAGAGATTTCCatgcataaatattaaggatttattatttatacagGAAAAGACAAGTGTGGCTGCCTGGCTCACATGGATGCTCAGGAATCCCGCTTATGGATTGAAACATGGCTGTGTCTTTACAGATATATATTGAATGacacttttatttctgcaggCCAGGAACCGCAGTGGACAGGTCGGTTATGTTCCAGAGAAATACTTGCAGCTGCCGTCCTCCAACAGCCTGCTGAGCATGCTGCAGTCCCTGGCCTCGCTGGACGCCCGCTCCCACTCCTCCAGCAACTCCACCGAACCCGAGACCGAACTGTCCGCCAGCTCCGTCAACGGGGACTCCAGCGGTGAGGCCCGCAAACCCAACACTACTGCTGATCAGCATCAGACGAGCATGTAAAATAACAGTAATCTGTTTATATCAGTGTCGTTTGCGAAGGCTCTGTACGACTACGCGGGTCAAACGGCCGAAGAACTTTCGTTCCCCGAAGGCGCCATCATCCGCATCCTGAGCAGAGAGACTCATGAGGACGACGGTTTCTGGGAGGGGGAGTTTAACGGCGCCGTCGGCGTCTTTCCTGCCGTCCTGGTGGAAGATCTCACTGGAGTCATCGAAAACggagatggagagaaagaaggCGGCGCTCAGGTAGGCTGCTGATACTAAAGCACGGCCATATGGGAGCTTGAAGCCTTGAAACCTTTatgtactttattttcatacaCATAATAAGAAGACACAGATACGTTTTTCTCgatgtctgaagttaaatcagactaaacctttcttgttttaggtcagttagaattgttaaaattattttcatttgcaaaacgccagaaaacatatttagagatttatttatttatttattttacttttttttgtttgtttaaacatttaatttgagcaggaaagCTCTTAACCTGAACATAATTTGCTTGGATTGTTTCCATGTAATGAATATCTATTATTCTTAACTTCTCAATGACTTATTGGTCTGTGTAATTGAAATGAAGGTTGTCTTATGTATTATACACTAAACAagattattgattttttttttttttttttttttttttgtcaaatgagTTTTTTGTTCTCTGACCAGTCAGGTGTGTGAGAGATGTTTCTAAACATCACATGTTgctattttgtcatttatattGTGCATGCTGTAAAATATAGAATACAGTCACAAGATGTTAGTTACAGTGACAAATAATCAGAGTTGGGTAGAAATTACTTtattcagttacatttatttgagtaacattttaataaaatgtaccGTTAGGAGTACTTTTACTACcctgtactttttacttgtacttgaTAGTGAAGTTTTGCTTCTcttgaaaaaagaacaaacaagttCTAACCAAAAATTCctccagacacaaacacacaaaaccgGCAGGTTTGtataaagttttataagttttatatcaaaagaaattaatttggaaaaataaatattttacctgattttacttatatgaaatatttttttctcttgatccttaaaataccaaacattccactccatctgatgatgtaattattaaatattaaatccatcagttactcagtactttttttgctcttacttGGGTCATTTCTTAgattactgttttttatttttacttgagttttTATGTTGAAGTacttctactcttacttgagttcAACTTTTGGTTACTCCACCACCTCTGAATATgatatccatccattcatccatccatccatttttttacaccctttgtccctaacaGGGTCAGTAGGGGTGCtggtctatctccagctaacgttccgggtgagaggcaggttcaccctggacaggtcgccagtctgtcgcagggcaacacaaagacatacaggacaaacaaccatgcacacacacactcacacctagggagaatttagagagaccaattaacctgacagtcatgtttttggactgtgggaggaagccggagtacctggagaaaacccagcatgcacagggagaacatgcaaactccatgcagaaagaccccagaccgggaatcgaacccaggaccttcttgctgcaaggcaactcTGCAGCTGAATATGATATCATATATTGAATATGagtctttttttagtttgtttgtattgtttttaccttcaatgaaatgtaaaagtttgaaaacttaccttgaaattcttaaaaagtgtttgaattttctaaaatgtaaagatCCCTGTATAAatggagctgctgttgtgtttAAAGCTTGAATTGTGCAGCAGTTGATCCAGTTTGCAGCATGTTGGGTTTGTGACGCTGCGTTTTGCGTTTTAAGGCTTCCCCCTCGGCCGCGGCTCAGAGCGACCGCTCCCCCTGCAGTCCCTTCCAGGAGGCGCCTCTCCACAGCAGCCCCCTGCAGACTCCCACCGCCGCCTCTCCCGCGTCCAGTCCGTGCAGCGCCGCAGCCTCTCCAGTCGGCCGGCCGCCATCTTACCACAACGGACACCACCGGCCTCCGCCGGCGCCGCACAAGAGCCCGTATCACAGTAAGATCAGCTGCTGTGTCTGCGGTGAAAGCAAAGAGCTTGCAGagataaaatatgaacaatCTGAATGTTTCTCATTCCTTCAGGTCCAGTTCAAGGATCCCCTCAACCTCCTAAATACCCAGAGAGCGGCGCCGGCAGCATCAGACCTGTAAGCTACAGTTCAGTAACATCTCTCACCAGATGATGGCTCCAGAAAACAAGAGTCACATAGCAAACTACATGTGTTGTAAAGTTTGATTCCACTGTTTATTTTGGACAAACACTGAAAAGATTAATTGTATTAATCATGACTAAtggattactgaaataatctctacctaattgattaattgtaGTAAAGACTCAAAAACAGGCATTTAGTGAAAGAACAAAACTCAGAGCAGTAGTTAAACTCAAAACTcctacatatatttattttatatactcctatatacagtatatatatatatattttaatgaattgaaatggtctttttttattgttttggtgttagaacattttgaaaacttaccttgaaaagtgcttgaattttactgtagGAAAAAGAGTGCAAGCCTTGTAGTATTATTTAGTAGTGTTATTTCTCAAACTGAGAGTAGggtgtattttcattttttttatcatgccTGTATTTTGAAAAGCAACTTTGTTGTGATTTTGTCGGTCGTGTTGTGTGTGTCGCAGGTCcgtgcagctcctcctccccCAAAGCAGCATCCTCGCGGCCAGGTGAAGCGCCGGGAGGAGGTGGAGATCACGCTGGTGTGAAACTGCTCCGACACCGACACCCCCAAATAAACCGGAGGACGCTTGACGCCCTGAGCGAGCCTGGAGACGTCTGAGACCTCAGAGGGTCGGAATAATGTGCCTTTATCGTCTGTTTTTCCTGCTCAGTTGACGCAAACGAGGAACATCGCCTGCTTTATCTGCATCTGGAATATTTAcattaccaaaaacaaaaaagacatttcctcCTGGTAAATTAAGGGAAGTTTACAGAAAAGGGAACAACTCGTGGTCAGCAGAGTGGATTGCACTTTAAGGAACATTTTTGAAGCCACATTGACTTCCTGGAGGTGTAATTCACTGATTTTCAGTAAGTTTGGCCTCATTTAAACCAGTTCGCTTTAAATTTACAATAACTAATGCAGAACAAGCATCTAAAATTTACCCTAAAGctcattagaaaaacaaatgtataaaattttaatttaaatttgcatCCTTATCTTGTGTCTGGAAGGGCGCTGTCGCTTTTAGATTCAACACATAAAGTTCACATAAGACGTTGAAGTTCGTAATTAAAAATGCGGCTTAGTTGCAGGCgtcaatatttttgtacagtgtAACAGAAAATGTTAGCTTCTCTCATTACAGTGTGATTCATTCTATTTTCTAAtctcttaaaaaatgtaaacatttaaatgccagCATGGAGATTAATCCAGAAACAGTGTCTCGTTAAAACGGCAATTTTCTCattgggaaaaaagaaaatatattaaaacaacagAGTTTCCTtgttaaaaccttaaaaaagttttctccataaaatgagaaaaagatgttaaataatgGCACTTgtcaaaaatagtaaaaaatattataatgtgaaagtttttttgtaaaaatgtggaatTGAAAAGCGTTGGCGCTGtaacaagatataaaaataCGCTCCTCTGGCAGATTTCTtgtttaaaagatattttagttttattgagATCAAATAAATCTTGTATtagtatttagtgtttttaatattgattaaaccAGAATGTTTTCTCgtttaaaacagattttgcaCAGGAATTTATTTCCTGGCAGTTAAGAGCTTCCGTACTCAACTAATGAATATTAGAGGCAGGATTTAGCTGCTGGCGCTAATCACCTCCTGGCttcatattcatttgttttcctgctgaaaaagAAGAGATAACTTCCCCACTGTCCAACTTTCCAATCCCAAGCTGATTAATACTGTGATAAACATTAAAGTTCGATTCATTTTATGGATATTTTGAGGCCATCCAGGCTTTTCTTGGCCAAAACCATGGTTTTAAATTCTACTTTTAacttgtttagttttatttttcaaagcacAAATAAGATGGAAATCTTCCTAAGTTATGAATCTGTCAGAAAATTGAATAACTACAATGTCAtcctcatttattttttattaaaatgcattaaatgttACACTTTTCCATTTTACCTATTTAAAATTAgtggcagatttttttattttatttttttacacttttatgcGCCCAATCAGAGCAAATCAGAGCGATGTTTTGCTGGTAATTTTTTCATGTTCCTGATAAAGCAGCAGCTTCCTGATCACATGACCCGccaataaaatcaaactgtgGTCTGATCCCGACTCCAGCTCGGCCGAGGCCGGTCCTCTCCGCCTTCAACGCATCGTAACTGCAAACGGTTACACCAACAAGGGAAAAGTGgcaattctgtttgtttttctccttttcagtgacttcctctttgtttttttgtttgtttttttatgcccTTGTTTTCGCTTTAGAAGCAGTTTAAGGAATCCTGTAGCGTAAACACACACATAGTGTAAcgtcttgttgttgtttttgtgtcccGACGTCCAGATTTAGATGTTTCTGTGATGTTCGGGGTTTCTTCGCAGTCTGAGGAAAGAAAATCTGGAATATGATTTTAGGATTTTTCAGGTCTGGAAAAGTggtctgaaaaaaataagaggaaagaaaaaaaaaatctccagacTTTATTCCCTAAATGCTcagcttccttccttccttccttctttatGCCCTCACTCTCAACCTTCTGTCTTTGtcccttttttccttccttgtgtCAACTTTCCTTCCTTACTTCCCTCCTTCAGTCCTTAAATCCATCTATTCTTTTCCATCCTTAATGgcctcccttccttccttccttttctccTGTATTCCTTCCTTGTGTCCATTCTTCCCTCGCTCCCAGATTCCTTCCTTGTATCCTTTTTCCCTTCCTAGTATCTCTCCATCACTCCTTCCTTCctaatgtttttatctttaaaattttagttattaaatCTT encodes:
- the LOC114152992 gene encoding F-BAR and double SH3 domains protein 2-like, giving the protein MQPPPRKVRLTQELKHTQAEQMSHLQIKHQTECDLLEDLRTFSQKRAAVERDYAQALQKLANQYLKREWPESVAENPADHRNMFCVWRAYLEGTVQATQSRLSACDNYKLQVADAAKTARLQKEQQLRKCIEQLTVIQAELQDSVKELSKSRKKYQEAETMAQAVREKTELEAKSKLSLFQSRSSLQRASVKLKAKRSECNSKATHARNDYLLTLAASNAHLRRYYSADLLDCIKVLDGRIYEQVKDYLVSLCHTELETQQAVHDSFTQLLNSSARLLQEFHQQTFVQKNPVFQQASDFLYHPVDSDKVMELQKESGTAEEHSLDKEARKWASRVAREYKSIIHTQRALEEYGNQDSSEQSGGEVETKMEVGRQSLRRSETVKVKAEARLDLLRQAGVAVETWLKSAMNQVMEELENERWNNLNTHDPSLSGTADLEREDEEETEDSGEVLDDSSSSPSSTLKNYPLTCKVLYSYKASQPDELTIEEQEILEVIDDGDMEDWLKARNRSGQVGYVPEKYLQLPSSNSLLSMLQSLASLDARSHSSSNSTEPETELSASSVNGDSSVSFAKALYDYAGQTAEELSFPEGAIIRILSRETHEDDGFWEGEFNGAVGVFPAVLVEDLTGVIENGDGEKEGGAQASPSAAAQSDRSPCSPFQEAPLHSSPLQTPTAASPASSPCSAAASPVGRPPSYHNGHHRPPPAPHKSPYHSPVQGSPQPPKYPESGAGSIRPVRAAPPPPKQHPRGQVKRREEVEITLV